The Thermosynechococcus sp. genome has a segment encoding these proteins:
- the hisS gene encoding histidine--tRNA ligase: MGLQAPRGTRDILPAERVYWQYLEAIARQILDRAAYREICTPIFEQTHLFERGIGEATDIVSKEMYTFSDRAQRSLTLRPEGTAGVVRAYIEHGLHSQGGVQRLWYLGPMFRYERPQSGRYRQFHQLGVEVLGSADPRADAEVIAVALDILQALGLKELTLMLNSVGDREDRSAYRQALVDYLTPYKAELDPDSQERLHRNPLRILDSKDPRTQAIVKEAPRLLDYLSARSRAHFEQVQSLLQALGIAYQINPALVRGLDYYTHTAFEFQDVSLGNEGTVCGGGRYDHLVEELGGPPTPAIGWAMGLERLILLLRDRPLPPRNQPYLYMVTRGEAAERQGLILAQQLRHQGYTVEVDLSGSAFGKQVKRADRVGATVCLVIGESEATDGTVQVKWLASGEQVLVPQQELLSENWRSRFLTPP; this comes from the coding sequence ATGGGTTTGCAAGCACCACGGGGAACTCGCGATATTTTGCCCGCTGAGCGGGTCTATTGGCAGTATTTAGAAGCCATTGCCCGTCAGATTTTAGATCGCGCCGCCTACCGTGAAATTTGCACTCCGATTTTTGAGCAAACCCATCTGTTTGAGCGGGGCATTGGTGAAGCCACCGATATTGTCAGTAAGGAGATGTACACCTTTAGCGATCGCGCCCAACGATCGCTGACGCTGCGGCCAGAGGGCACGGCGGGGGTCGTTCGCGCCTATATTGAGCATGGCCTCCACAGCCAAGGGGGCGTGCAACGGCTGTGGTACCTAGGGCCAATGTTTCGCTATGAGCGGCCACAATCCGGTCGCTACCGCCAGTTTCACCAGTTGGGGGTGGAGGTTTTAGGGAGTGCCGATCCCCGTGCTGATGCCGAAGTCATTGCGGTGGCCTTGGATATTTTGCAGGCTCTGGGACTAAAGGAGTTAACCCTGATGCTCAACTCCGTGGGCGATCGCGAGGATCGCAGTGCCTATCGCCAAGCCTTGGTGGATTACCTCACCCCCTACAAAGCGGAGTTAGACCCCGATTCCCAAGAACGCCTCCACCGCAATCCTCTCAGGATTCTCGATAGCAAAGACCCCCGCACCCAAGCCATTGTCAAGGAAGCGCCGCGGCTTTTGGATTATCTGAGTGCGCGATCGCGCGCCCATTTTGAGCAAGTCCAATCCCTCCTGCAGGCTCTGGGCATTGCCTACCAGATTAACCCTGCCCTTGTGCGTGGTCTCGATTACTACACCCACACTGCCTTTGAATTTCAGGATGTCAGTTTAGGGAATGAGGGAACTGTCTGTGGCGGTGGTCGCTACGATCACCTTGTGGAGGAACTGGGTGGCCCGCCCACCCCGGCAATTGGTTGGGCCATGGGACTGGAACGGCTGATTTTACTTTTGCGCGATCGCCCTCTCCCACCGCGCAATCAGCCCTACCTCTATATGGTGACCCGTGGCGAAGCTGCTGAACGTCAAGGCCTGATCTTGGCACAGCAACTGCGGCATCAAGGCTATACCGTCGAAGTGGATCTCAGCGGTAGTGCCTTTGGCAAGCAGGTGAAACGCGCCGATCGCGTGGGTGCCACGGTGTGTCTAGTGATTGGTGAAAGTGAAGCGACGGATGGCACCGTCCAAGTGAAGTGGTTAGCTTCTGGAGAGCAGGTTTTGGTACCGCAACAGGAACTCTTGAGCGAAAACTGGCGATCGCGCTTCCTGACCCCCCCATGA
- the crtR gene encoding beta-carotene hydroxylase produces MTEAAIPATVPKEFLGPPVGFNPTLVMFFAAFGIAILSTWGYFQGHWPGWVSFVANMLALHLMGTVIHDASHNVAHSNRIINAIMGHGSALMLGFVFPVFTRVHMQHHAHVNDPENDPDHYVSKGGPLWLIAPRFFYHEIFFFKRRLWRKYELLEWCLSRLTVVGIVTFAALNGYLDYILNYWFLPAGVVGLMLGLFFDYFPHRPHTERDRWHNARVYPSRLLNILIFGQNYHLIHHLWPNIPWYKVQPAYYAVKPLLDAHGCKQTLGILEPGNFLPFLYDALVGLHFHPPRSS; encoded by the coding sequence ATCACGGAGGCAGCGATTCCGGCCACGGTTCCTAAGGAATTTTTAGGTCCCCCGGTGGGCTTTAATCCCACTCTAGTGATGTTTTTTGCCGCATTTGGGATCGCCATTCTATCCACTTGGGGCTACTTTCAAGGTCACTGGCCGGGCTGGGTCTCATTTGTGGCCAATATGTTAGCTTTGCACCTCATGGGTACAGTGATTCACGATGCCTCCCACAATGTTGCCCACAGCAATCGCATCATAAATGCCATTATGGGTCATGGCAGTGCCCTGATGTTGGGGTTCGTTTTCCCTGTCTTTACGCGGGTACACATGCAGCACCATGCCCATGTCAATGATCCCGAAAACGATCCCGACCATTACGTTTCCAAGGGGGGGCCGCTGTGGTTAATTGCCCCCCGCTTTTTCTACCACGAGATTTTCTTTTTTAAGCGGCGGCTTTGGCGCAAGTATGAACTGCTGGAGTGGTGCCTCAGTCGCCTGACGGTGGTGGGGATTGTGACCTTTGCGGCGCTCAATGGCTATTTAGACTACATTTTGAACTATTGGTTTTTACCGGCTGGGGTTGTGGGTTTGATGCTGGGGCTGTTTTTTGACTATTTTCCCCATCGTCCCCACACGGAGCGCGATCGCTGGCACAATGCGCGGGTCTATCCCAGTCGTCTCCTCAACATCCTCATTTTTGGCCAAAACTATCACCTGATCCATCACCTCTGGCCGAATATCCCTTGGTACAAGGTGCAGCCCGCCTACTACGCCGTCAAGCCTCTCCTCGATGCTCACGGCTGCAAACAAACCCTTGGTATATTGGAACCAGGGAATTTCCTGCCCTTTCTTTACGATGCCTTAGTGGGTTTGCATTTTCATCCTCCCCGTTCTTCCTGA
- the recN gene encoding DNA repair protein RecN: MLQTLRIQNFALVAELEVTFQRGFNVLTGETGAGKSILLDAIDALLGGKLSAGQVRAGTAQGCIEASFTLTPPVRDWLTTLEIDAEGDEVICSREFSLKGETFRSRSRVNGVLVNRQQLQELRRHLVHLTAQGQAVQLASAAQQRDWLDRYGGEALMTQRQRVAEAYRAWQQRQQELQDFLAQEKQQLQRLDLLHFQLQELLGAALADPEELTQLQQDYQRLSHIQELQSQSQRTYHLLYDGEPSVVTLLAQAQGALQSIADWDPALQPIGELLEGAIAHTEEAARQLRSYADRLDGDPAMLDAIGHRIHQLQRLCRKYGPDLASVIAYRDRIQAELAALRDASTSQAFLEVEVAQRRQVLEQASEQLHQLRQGAAERLEQDLLAHLCPLGLPQARFRVQLTTTEASSSGSDEISFLWSANPGQPLQPLGEIASGGEMSRFLLALETCLATQQTPKTLIFDEIDVGVSGRVAGAIAESLSRLGQTHQVLCVTHQSLIAAAADHHYWVHKHIDPSTSTTAIHVQYLTDKARVEALADLAGGDCAAMALSFARGLLAQQQRSLPPNAEEMSMKT; the protein is encoded by the coding sequence ATGCTACAAACGCTGCGGATTCAGAACTTTGCTCTCGTTGCGGAGCTAGAGGTGACCTTTCAGCGGGGGTTCAATGTCCTCACCGGGGAAACAGGGGCAGGAAAGTCAATCCTCCTCGATGCCATTGATGCCCTCCTAGGGGGAAAGCTCTCAGCAGGCCAGGTGCGAGCGGGAACGGCGCAGGGCTGTATCGAAGCTAGTTTCACCCTGACCCCCCCAGTGAGAGACTGGCTGACCACCCTAGAAATTGATGCTGAAGGGGATGAGGTGATTTGTAGCCGCGAGTTTAGTCTCAAGGGTGAGACGTTTCGCAGTCGCAGTCGAGTCAATGGTGTGCTCGTGAATCGGCAACAACTGCAGGAACTGCGGCGCCACCTTGTGCACCTCACAGCTCAGGGACAGGCGGTGCAACTGGCGAGTGCTGCCCAACAGCGGGATTGGCTTGATCGCTATGGCGGCGAGGCCCTAATGACCCAGCGGCAGCGGGTGGCAGAAGCCTATCGGGCATGGCAACAACGGCAACAGGAATTGCAAGACTTTCTCGCCCAGGAGAAGCAGCAACTGCAGCGACTCGATTTACTCCACTTTCAACTCCAAGAACTGCTGGGTGCCGCCCTGGCAGACCCTGAGGAACTCACCCAGTTGCAACAGGACTATCAACGCCTCAGCCACATCCAGGAACTGCAAAGCCAAAGCCAACGGACCTATCACCTCCTCTACGACGGGGAACCCAGTGTGGTGACCTTGCTGGCCCAAGCCCAAGGGGCGCTGCAATCCATTGCCGACTGGGATCCAGCGCTTCAACCCATTGGGGAATTGTTAGAAGGGGCGATCGCCCACACTGAAGAAGCGGCACGCCAACTGCGCAGCTATGCCGATCGCCTCGATGGGGACCCAGCCATGCTGGACGCCATAGGTCACCGCATTCACCAATTACAACGCCTGTGTCGCAAGTATGGCCCCGATTTAGCCAGTGTCATTGCCTATCGCGATCGCATCCAAGCAGAATTAGCCGCCCTCAGGGATGCTTCCACTAGCCAAGCGTTCTTAGAAGTCGAAGTTGCCCAACGGCGGCAAGTTCTTGAGCAAGCGAGTGAGCAGCTTCACCAATTGCGGCAAGGGGCAGCAGAACGTCTCGAACAGGACCTCCTTGCCCACCTGTGTCCCCTTGGGCTTCCCCAAGCGCGTTTTAGGGTGCAGTTGACAACCACAGAAGCCAGTAGTAGCGGTAGTGATGAAATTAGCTTTCTTTGGAGTGCCAACCCCGGCCAACCCCTGCAACCCCTGGGGGAGATTGCCTCTGGCGGTGAAATGAGTCGGTTTTTACTGGCGTTGGAGACCTGCTTGGCGACACAGCAAACGCCGAAAACGCTCATTTTCGATGAAATTGATGTTGGCGTCTCCGGCCGTGTTGCGGGGGCGATCGCCGAGAGTTTAAGCCGATTGGGGCAAACCCATCAGGTGTTGTGTGTTACCCATCAATCCTTGATTGCGGCGGCGGCTGATCATCACTATTGGGTTCACAAGCATATTGACCCCAGCACCTCCACAACGGCAATTCATGTGCAATACTTAACCGATAAGGCACGTGTCGAGGCCCTTGCGGATTTAGCGGGGGGCGATTGCGCAGCTATGGCACTCTCATTTGCCCGTGGCCTGTTGGCACAGCAACAACGCTCCCTGCCGCCCAACGCCGAGGAAATGAGCATGAAAACTTAA
- a CDS encoding endo-1,4-beta-xylanase, with amino-acid sequence MLNWRRFLRLSCLVALLVVACGTSSSSVATATLSQKIEQLRQAPLTVVVENTQGRPIPNARIELAQQSHAFPFGVALDTEMFRPSPPPAALWYKQTAQENFNAAVHENALKWYQLEPEQGKLDFTMADTIVNWVQAQGWPMRGHTLFWEVEQFNPPWLKTLPPEQLRAAVQNHAITVCRHYRGRINEFDVNNEMLHGNFFRSRLGEGIVKEMFDWCREGNPEAVLYVNDYGIIEGDRLNDYVEQIRGFLAQGVPLGGIGIQAHLESPLDEAKMQRALDTLAQFNLPLKITEVSVSLPNEQQQAQTLRQIYRLGFAHPAVKEILLWGFWAGNHWRPQAGLYRQDFSAKPAAIAYRKLLFEDWWTRVTGRTNAQGQWQGRGYLGRYRLTVTAQGQTQTREFELPQGGATVTVRL; translated from the coding sequence ATGCTGAACTGGCGCCGTTTTCTTCGGTTGAGTTGCCTAGTTGCTCTTTTAGTGGTTGCCTGTGGTACCTCTTCCTCTTCTGTGGCCACCGCTACCCTCAGCCAGAAAATTGAGCAGTTGCGACAGGCACCCCTGACCGTCGTCGTTGAGAATACCCAAGGTCGTCCGATTCCCAATGCCCGCATCGAACTGGCGCAGCAAAGCCACGCCTTCCCCTTTGGCGTTGCCCTCGATACGGAGATGTTTCGCCCCAGCCCACCCCCGGCTGCCCTTTGGTATAAGCAGACGGCTCAGGAAAACTTCAACGCGGCGGTTCATGAAAATGCCCTCAAGTGGTACCAGTTGGAACCAGAACAGGGCAAGCTGGACTTTACCATGGCTGACACCATTGTTAACTGGGTGCAGGCCCAGGGCTGGCCAATGCGGGGGCATACTCTCTTTTGGGAAGTGGAGCAGTTTAATCCCCCTTGGCTGAAAACACTGCCACCCGAGCAATTGCGCGCAGCAGTTCAAAACCATGCCATTACCGTCTGTCGCCACTATCGCGGTCGCATCAATGAGTTTGATGTCAACAACGAAATGCTCCATGGCAATTTTTTCCGCAGTCGCCTTGGTGAGGGCATTGTTAAGGAGATGTTTGACTGGTGTCGTGAGGGCAATCCCGAAGCCGTTCTTTATGTCAACGACTACGGCATTATTGAGGGCGATCGCTTGAACGACTATGTTGAGCAGATTCGCGGTTTCTTGGCGCAGGGGGTGCCCCTTGGCGGTATTGGTATTCAAGCCCATCTGGAATCTCCCTTGGATGAGGCCAAAATGCAGCGCGCCCTCGATACCCTTGCTCAGTTCAATCTGCCCTTAAAAATTACCGAAGTGAGTGTGAGCTTGCCCAATGAGCAACAGCAGGCCCAGACTCTGCGCCAGATTTACCGCCTTGGTTTTGCCCACCCCGCCGTCAAGGAAATTTTGCTTTGGGGCTTTTGGGCGGGGAACCATTGGCGTCCCCAGGCGGGACTCTATCGCCAAGACTTTTCTGCTAAGCCAGCGGCGATCGCCTACCGCAAGCTGCTCTTTGAGGACTGGTGGACTAGGGTGACCGGTCGAACCAATGCCCAAGGCCAATGGCAGGGCCGCGGCTACCTCGGTCGTTATCGCTTAACCGTTACCGCCCAGGGCCAAACCCAAACCCGCGAGTTTGAACTGCCCCAAGGGGGGGCCACTGTCACCGTGCGGCTATGA
- a CDS encoding resolvase: MTIEQVQQTLRRSRASIYRYVNTSHETINPPFDPQRLNPEHRQSRRQPLLFHPNEVARFARDVMGMTTLQVELKTIPPNPTDDLLQEILGELKHIREILERLEK, from the coding sequence ATGACCATTGAGCAGGTGCAGCAAACTCTCCGCCGCTCCCGTGCGTCTATTTATCGTTATGTCAACACTAGTCATGAAACAATTAATCCCCCCTTTGATCCCCAGCGCCTCAATCCAGAGCATCGCCAGAGCCGTCGTCAACCGCTGCTGTTTCACCCCAATGAAGTGGCTCGCTTTGCCCGTGATGTGATGGGGATGACCACCCTCCAAGTGGAATTAAAAACAATCCCTCCGAATCCCACCGACGATCTCCTCCAGGAAATTCTCGGGGAATTAAAGCACATTCGCGAGATTTTAGAGCGGCTGGAGAAGTGA
- a CDS encoding ABC transporter ATP-binding protein codes for MVISAAGDRSPVVAVENLKKSYRTGFWLQTVLTPLKSVSLQVQPGETFGLLGPNGAGKTTLLKILLGLVRPSAGSGTLLGYPLGDRAVRQRIGYLPENPYFYDYLTAWEFLEFTAGLFGLSAATRRERIPLLLEMVGLNLKDARKKQMRRYSKGMVQRVGLAQALINDPEVVFLDEPMSGLDPLGRYQIREIILSLKQQGKTIFFNSHVLADVEAICDRVGILAQGELVCAGTVDELLGSSQAYHVVGKGGHVDGLQEWLYSLEIQGDRWQGVIKIPLQRFLALVEEMGGKILQLRLAHPTLEEFFVEQLRQRGIQVTH; via the coding sequence ATGGTGATTAGCGCTGCCGGCGATCGCTCCCCTGTGGTGGCGGTTGAGAACCTAAAAAAATCCTACCGCACGGGTTTTTGGCTGCAGACAGTGCTCACACCCCTCAAGTCCGTCTCGCTGCAAGTCCAGCCAGGGGAAACCTTTGGCCTGCTGGGGCCCAATGGAGCGGGCAAGACCACCCTCTTAAAAATTCTCTTAGGGCTGGTGCGACCCAGTGCTGGCTCCGGTACCCTGCTGGGATACCCTTTGGGCGATCGCGCTGTGCGGCAGCGGATTGGCTACCTACCGGAAAATCCCTACTTCTACGACTATTTGACCGCTTGGGAGTTCCTAGAGTTTACGGCAGGCCTCTTTGGCCTCAGTGCCGCCACCCGCAGAGAACGTATTCCCCTGCTATTGGAAATGGTCGGCCTCAATCTCAAGGATGCCCGCAAAAAGCAAATGCGCCGCTATTCAAAGGGGATGGTGCAGCGGGTGGGATTGGCGCAAGCTCTAATTAACGATCCCGAAGTGGTCTTTTTGGACGAACCCATGTCGGGCCTCGACCCCCTTGGCCGCTACCAAATTCGCGAGATCATTCTTTCCCTAAAACAGCAGGGCAAAACAATTTTCTTCAATAGCCACGTGCTGGCGGATGTGGAAGCCATTTGCGATCGCGTGGGCATTTTGGCCCAGGGGGAACTGGTTTGCGCAGGGACGGTTGATGAACTCCTCGGCAGCAGCCAAGCCTACCATGTGGTGGGCAAAGGGGGCCATGTGGACGGCCTTCAGGAATGGCTCTATTCCCTAGAAATTCAGGGCGATCGCTGGCAAGGCGTGATCAAAATTCCCCTACAACGCTTCCTCGCTCTCGTTGAAGAAATGGGCGGCAAAATCCTACAACTGCGCCTGGCTCACCCCACCCTAGAAGAGTTTTTTGTGGAACAACTGCGGCAACGGGGGATTCAAGTGACCCATTAG